The following proteins are encoded in a genomic region of Natronorubrum halophilum:
- a CDS encoding glycosyltransferase family 4 protein, translating to MTTTMRVLSLTTTDWRSFYQSQMTALERVDVEVTTLPVPSEHRALEDDVRRRTPLDYARYLPHVLREARGDYDLVHANYGLTAPFAVAASALPRTELPVVCTLWGGEYRDNPFAPLIERFAARADRVVVPSNAMADRVDRSCRVVPFPVDTEQFRPISRAEAREHVGWTTDERIVLFPYAPSREEKNYPLANRVVDGLEGEVSLRTVANQPYEDVPYYLNAADAVLITSRFESGPMTIKEAAACNTPVVSRDVGFAREVLADVENSYVADDAALRDRLADVLETAEPSDGRARITGYGIDEMGARLRAVYERCLENATSS from the coding sequence ATGACGACGACAATGCGCGTTCTGAGCCTCACCACGACCGACTGGCGAAGCTTCTATCAGAGCCAGATGACGGCCCTCGAGCGTGTCGACGTCGAGGTGACGACCCTCCCCGTCCCCAGCGAACACCGCGCGCTCGAGGACGACGTCAGGCGGCGGACGCCGCTCGATTACGCGCGATATCTCCCGCACGTGCTTCGGGAAGCCCGCGGCGATTACGACCTCGTTCACGCCAACTACGGGCTCACCGCCCCCTTCGCCGTCGCAGCGTCGGCGCTCCCGCGAACCGAGTTACCCGTCGTCTGTACGCTCTGGGGCGGGGAGTATCGCGACAATCCGTTCGCACCGCTGATCGAGCGGTTCGCCGCTCGCGCCGATCGCGTCGTCGTCCCCTCGAACGCGATGGCCGACCGCGTCGACCGGTCCTGTCGCGTCGTCCCCTTTCCGGTCGATACCGAGCAGTTCCGCCCCATCTCCAGAGCCGAGGCGCGCGAGCACGTCGGCTGGACGACCGACGAGCGGATCGTCCTCTTTCCCTACGCCCCCTCACGCGAGGAGAAGAACTACCCGCTGGCGAACCGCGTCGTCGACGGCCTCGAGGGCGAGGTCAGCCTCCGGACCGTCGCCAATCAGCCCTACGAGGACGTGCCGTACTATCTGAACGCTGCTGACGCCGTCCTGATCACGTCGCGGTTCGAGAGCGGGCCGATGACGATCAAGGAGGCCGCCGCCTGTAACACGCCGGTAGTCTCGCGCGACGTCGGCTTCGCTCGAGAGGTGCTCGCGGACGTCGAAAACTCCTACGTCGCGGACGACGCCGCCCTCCGCGACCGACTGGCCGACGTGCTCGAGACCGCCGAGCCCTCGGACGGGAGGGCGCGAATCACCGGATACGGGATCGACGAGATGGGTGCCCGCCTCCGCGCCGTCTACGAGCGCTGCCTCGAGAACGCGACATCGTCGTGA